GCTCATTATATTCTGGAACAAAACGCAAGCAGTAAAGTAATGTACGTGACCAGTGAGAAGTTTACCAACGAATTGATTGAATCCATTCGTAACGTAAACACTACCCCTACTGAATTTAGGGAAAAGTACAGAAATATCGATGTACTCTTAATTGATGATATTCAGTTTATTATAGGTAAGGAAAGTACGCAGGAAGAATTTTTCCACACCTTTAATACGCTGCATGAATCTAAAAAGCAAATTATTATCTCCAGTGATAAGCCTCCTAAGGATATTCTCACTTTGGAGGAAAGATTGCGTTCCCGTTTCGAATGGGGTTTAACGGTTGACATCCAATCTCCAGATTACGAAACTAGAATGGCAATTCTAAAGAAAAAAGAAGAACTGGACGGACTTCAGATAGATAATGAAGTAATGAAATATATTGCAACAAATGTAAAATCCAATATCCGGGAGCTAGAAGGCGCACTTACAAAAATCGTTGCCCTCTCACGGTTAAAGAAACAGGAAGTTAATGTTACACTGGCAGAAGAAGCTTTAAAAGACTTGATATCTCCTGATGATAAAAAGCAAATAACCCCTGAATTGATTATTGATGTAATTGCAGAACACTTCAATATAACATCTGCTGATATTTACTCTGTTAACAAAAGTCGGAACATAGCTTATCCAAGACAAGTTGCCATGTACTTATGCCGAAAATTAACAGACTACTCCTTATCAGATATCGGTAAACTTATGGGTAAGAGAGATCATACCACCATCCTTCACGGTATTGACAAGGTAGAAAAGAACATAAAAAAAGACCCAAGTATGCAAAATACAATTGAAGTACTTACTAAGAAAATCAATCCTTAAACTAAGGTTTATTTTTTTTCCACAAAGCCATGTTAGTAAATTGTTGTTTATCTGTGAGTTGCCTTGGGATAACTTAATAATTATTTTGAAGATAAAATTTTCATCCAAAACGGTGTTTTTTCCATACA
The nucleotide sequence above comes from Anaerocolumna cellulosilytica. Encoded proteins:
- the dnaA gene encoding chromosomal replication initiator protein DnaA — its product is MNEIQDKWDEILEYLKIEHCVTDVSFKTWLLPLKVYSVRDNLITISIDDKMIGPDSKNFISRKYGIPLKVAITEIMDENYDLEFVLASQIETTKKKNESLPDLKGKNQKNGLSFLNPRYTFDTFVVGANNNLAHAASLAVAESPAEIYNPLFIYGGVGLGKTHLMHSIAHYILEQNASSKVMYVTSEKFTNELIESIRNVNTTPTEFREKYRNIDVLLIDDIQFIIGKESTQEEFFHTFNTLHESKKQIIISSDKPPKDILTLEERLRSRFEWGLTVDIQSPDYETRMAILKKKEELDGLQIDNEVMKYIATNVKSNIRELEGALTKIVALSRLKKQEVNVTLAEEALKDLISPDDKKQITPELIIDVIAEHFNITSADIYSVNKSRNIAYPRQVAMYLCRKLTDYSLSDIGKLMGKRDHTTILHGIDKVEKNIKKDPSMQNTIEVLTKKINP